In Falco cherrug isolate bFalChe1 chromosome 5, bFalChe1.pri, whole genome shotgun sequence, one DNA window encodes the following:
- the BHLHE41 gene encoding class E basic helix-loop-helix protein 41 has product MDEGISRLPERQLLEHRDFIGLDYPSLYMCKPKRGVKRDESKETYKLPHRLIEKKRRDRINECIAQLKDLLPEHLKLTTLGHLEKAVVLELTLKHLKALTALTEQQHQKIIALQNGERSMKSPVQADLDAFHSGFQTCAKEVLQYLSRFESWTPREQRCAQLLGHLHSISSQFLPGPQLLSPPPGPLSKGSSSSSSPPAPLCAPGHKPEGQANCVPVIQRTHAAELSAETDTDTDSGYGGEGEARPERGPTAAATGGPLPALAIKQEPSGDEAPPAPKRLKLDRGGSPLPGPPGLAARGSEAAAAALVRPDAALLGSLMALGAGGGGAPFGQPAAAPFCLPFYFISPSAAAAYMQPFLDKGSLEKYLYPAAPIPLLYPGIPAQAAAAAAAAAAAASFPCLSSVLGPAEKAAAAAAAGLPPAPHLPHPFAAAAGLAAAAEPGEEAETAAAEEPGAEGP; this is encoded by the exons ATGGATGAAGGAATCTCCCGCTTGCCGGAGcggcagctgctggagcataGGGATTTTATAGG gctggactACCCTTCGCTGTATATGTGCAAACCCAAAAGAGGCGTGAAGAGGGACGAAAGCAAG GAAACGTACAAACTGCCACATAGACTGATAGAAAAGAAGAGGCGAGACAGGATTAACGAATGCATTGCCCAGCTGAAGGATTTACTGCCCGAGCATCTGAAATTGACG ACGCTGGGACACCTGGAGAAAGCGGTGGTGCTGGAATTGACTTTGAAACACTTGAAAGCGCTAACAGCCTTAAcggagcagcagcaccagaagATCATTGCTTTGCAGAACG GGGAGCGGTCCATGAAGTCTCCCGTGCAGGCCGACCTGGACGCCTTCCACTCCGGCTTCCAGACGTGCGCCAAGGAAGTGCTGCAGTACCTCTCCCGCTTCGAGAGCTGGACCCCCCGCGAGCAGCGATGCGCCCAGCTCCTCGGCCACCTGCACTCCATCTCCTCGCAGTTCCTCCCTGGCCCGCAGCTCctctccccgccgccgggccccctCAGCAAGggatcctcctcctcttcctccccgcccgcccccctcTGCGCGCCGGGCCACAAGCCGGAGGGCCAGGCTAACTGCGTGCCCGTCATCCAGCGGACTCACGCCGCCGAGCTGAGCGCCGAGACCGACACGGACACGGACAGCGGCTACGGCGGGGAGGGCGAGGCGCGCCCCGAGCGCGGCCCCACGGCGGCGGCGACCGgggggccgctgcccgccctgGCCATCAAGCAGGAGCCGTCGGGGGACGAGGCGCCCCCCGCGCCCAAGCGGCTGAAGCTGGACCGCGGCGGCAGtcccctgcccggcccgccggggctggcggcgcgGGGCtccgaggcggcggcggcggcgctggtCAGACCCGACGCCGCCCTGCTGGGCTCCCTGATGGCCctgggggcgggcggcggcggggcccccTTCGGACAGCCGGCGGCGGCCCCTTTCTGCCTGCCCTTCTACTTCATCtccccctccgccgccgccgcctaCATGCAGCCCTTCCTGGATAAAGGCAGCCTGGAGAAGTATCTCTACCCCGCCGCCCCCATCCCGCTCCTCTACCCGGGCATCCCGGCCCaggcggccgccgccgcggccgccgctgcGGCCGCCgcttccttcccctgcctctcctccgTGCTCGGCCCCGCCGAGAaggcggccgccgccgccgccgccgggctgcCCCCAGCGCCCCACCTCCCGCACCCCTTcgctgccgccgccgggctggccgccgccgccgagcccGGCGAGGAGGCCGAGACCGCAGCCGCCGAGGAGCCCGGCGCCGAGGGCCCGTGA
- the RASSF8 gene encoding ras association domain-containing protein 8: MELKVWVDGVQRIVCGVTEVTTCQEVVIALAQAIGRTGRYTLIEKWRDTERHLAPHENPIVSLNKWGQYASDVQLILRRTGPSLSERPTSDSVARIPERTLYRQSLPPLAKLRPPGDKSMKRREPKRKSLTFTGGAKGLMDIFGKSKESEFKQKVLNNCKTTADELKKLIHLQTEKLQCIEKQLESNEAEIRYWEQKYNSSLEEEILKLEQKIKRNEVEIEEEEFWENELQIEQENEKQLKEQLQEMRQRILECESKLKDYVSQIHNMESGLEAEKLQREVQESQVNEEEVKEKIEKVKGEIDIQGQQSLRLENGIKAVERSLGQATKRLQDREQELEQLTKELRQVNLQQFIQQTGTKVTVLPADPVEVEAPHVELEREPTFQSGSLKRPGSSRQLPSNLRILQNPLSSGFNPEGIYV, translated from the exons GTCGCACCGGCAGGTACACGCTGATCGAGAAATGGCGGGACACGGAGCGGCACCTGGCGCCGCACGAGAACCCCATCGTTTCGCTGAACAAGTGGGGACAGTACGCGAGCGACGTGCAGCTGATCCTGCGCCGCACCGGGCCCTCCCTGAGCGAGCGGCCGACTTCGGACAGCGTGGCTCGCATCCCGGAGAGGACGCTGTACCGGCAGAGCTTGCCGCCCCTGGCCAAGCTGAGGCCGCCCGGCGACAAATCCATGAAGAGGAGGGAGCCGAAAAGGAAATCCCTCACCTTCACCGGGGGAGCCAAAGGGTTAATGGACATCTTTGGGAAAAGCAAGGAATCCGAGTTCAAGCAAAAGGTGCTCAACAACTGTAAAACGACTGCGGACGAGCTGAAGAAACTGATCCACCTCCAGACGGAGAAGCTTCAGTGCATTGAGAAGCAGCTGGAGTCCAACGAAGCTGAGATCCGCTACTGGGAACAAAAGTATAACTCCAGCCTGGAAGAAGAAATTCTCAAGCTAGAGCAGAAGATCAAAAGGAACGAAGTGGAGATTGAAGAGGAAGAGTTCTGGGAAAACGAGCTGCAGATTGAACAGGAGaatgaaaaacagctgaaggagcagctgcaggagatgAGGCAGAGGATCCTGGAGTGTGAAAGCAAGCTGAAGGACTACGTCTCTCAGATCCACAACATGGAAAGTGGCCTTGAAGCAGAAAAGTTGCAGCGGGAAGTCCAGGAGTCCCAAGTGAATGAAGAAGAGGTCAAGGAAAAGATCGAGAAGGTGAAGGGTGAAATTGATATTCAGGGCCAGCAGAGCCTGAGATTGGAAAATGGCATTAAAGCTGTAGAAAGGTCTTTGGGCCAAGCTACCAAACGGTTACAG GACAGGGAACAAGAACTCGAGCAACTGACAAAGGAGCTACGACAGGTCAATCTCCAACAGTTCATCCAGCAAACGGGAACAAAGGTCACGGTGCTGCCAGCAGACCCTGTTGAGGTGGAGGCCCCGCATGTGGAGCTCGAGAGAG AGCCAACATTTCAGTCTGGATCACTGAAGCGCCCTGGCTCATCGAGGCAACTCCCCAGTAACCTTCGGATTCTACAGAATCCCCTGTCATCTGGTTTTAACCCGGAGGGCATTTATGTATGA